A genomic segment from Chitinophaga niabensis encodes:
- a CDS encoding TlpA disulfide reductase family protein — protein MIKQTILATLAIALLSAHEPGGFQIKGKISGQVEGKKVYLKYADIPSQTVLDSTVIRNGAFTFSGTAATPRFYSLVFKNDEPTNRMLQDRVINLFAANNDNIRITAPYDSLKKEIDLYSGGGTSLAATVSGSTGNDLFLQYYRQKNVFDEEIDQYFDGYIAYLNPGKDKEKGPREIGMNLCRNMDVVEKKRKAFLMDFVLNNKPSEVLAFIALQAAEQRSIDTKEIDKLIQHFDGTKEKGLLTEHFLQKAASNKQAAVGSMVMDFTLQDTTGVQHRLKDYIGKGKYVLFEFWASWCGPCRADIPHLREVHALYNKKGFEIVSISLDDDKEKWLKAIKEEKMKWTQLSDLKAFDSELAKNYRIRGIPSCLLFDPQGKLVTRNMRGSWMDAALIDMYGDLFAKH, from the coding sequence ATGATCAAACAAACCATTCTCGCAACATTGGCCATTGCACTCCTGTCCGCACATGAACCCGGCGGCTTCCAGATAAAAGGGAAGATCAGTGGCCAGGTGGAAGGGAAAAAAGTATACCTGAAGTATGCGGATATTCCTTCCCAAACAGTACTGGACAGTACCGTGATCCGCAACGGAGCATTTACTTTCAGCGGAACTGCCGCCACGCCAAGGTTTTATTCCCTTGTATTCAAAAATGATGAACCTACAAACAGAATGCTGCAAGACCGTGTGATCAACCTCTTCGCCGCAAACAACGACAACATCCGTATAACAGCGCCGTACGACAGCCTGAAAAAAGAAATAGATCTCTATTCAGGCGGCGGCACCTCCCTTGCAGCAACAGTGAGCGGCAGCACAGGGAACGACCTTTTCCTGCAATATTACCGTCAGAAAAATGTTTTTGACGAAGAGATAGATCAATATTTTGATGGCTACATTGCGTACCTGAATCCCGGGAAAGATAAGGAGAAAGGGCCCCGGGAAATTGGCATGAACCTGTGCAGGAATATGGATGTTGTAGAGAAGAAGCGGAAAGCATTCCTGATGGATTTTGTACTCAACAACAAGCCTTCTGAAGTGTTAGCATTTATCGCATTGCAGGCAGCAGAGCAGCGTAGCATAGATACAAAGGAGATTGACAAGCTGATACAGCATTTTGACGGTACAAAGGAAAAAGGCCTGCTCACGGAACATTTCCTGCAAAAAGCAGCATCCAACAAACAGGCTGCAGTGGGTTCTATGGTAATGGACTTCACCTTGCAGGACACTACCGGTGTTCAGCATCGTTTGAAAGATTACATCGGCAAAGGAAAATATGTGCTGTTTGAATTCTGGGCTTCCTGGTGCGGTCCCTGCAGGGCAGATATTCCTCATCTCAGGGAAGTACACGCATTGTATAATAAAAAAGGATTCGAAATAGTAAGCATTTCATTAGACGATGATAAGGAAAAATGGCTGAAAGCCATTAAGGAGGAAAAAATGAAATGGACACAGCTGTCTGACCTGAAAGCCTTTGACAGTGAGCTGGCCAAAAACTACCGTATCCGCGGCATCCCTTCCTGCCTGTTATTTGATCCACAGGGAAAACTTGTAACCCGGAATATGCGCGGTTCCTGGATGGATGCTGCTTTGATAGACATGTACGGCGACCTCTTTGCGAAACATTAA
- a CDS encoding O-methyltransferase, whose protein sequence is MEVIPQEIQAFAEKYTTPETDLLYRLHRETYLKVEQPHMLSGHLQGRFLTMISQMIRPKRILEIGTYTGYSAICLAQGLAEDGHLHTIDMNEELEAICAKYVAEAGLESRITQHIGKAAGIIPQLDEVFDLVFIDADKAGYGGYYDMIWEKLRPGGFILADNILYHGEVVLAESEQSNNAKAMIRFADKAISDDRAETLLLSLRDGVLMIRKK, encoded by the coding sequence ATGGAGGTAATACCACAGGAGATTCAGGCGTTTGCTGAGAAGTACACGACTCCGGAAACGGATCTGTTGTACCGTCTGCACCGGGAAACGTACCTGAAAGTGGAGCAGCCACACATGCTGAGCGGCCATCTGCAAGGGAGGTTCCTCACCATGATCAGCCAGATGATCAGGCCAAAAAGGATACTGGAGATAGGCACTTACACAGGATATTCTGCTATATGCCTGGCACAGGGGCTGGCAGAAGATGGCCATTTACATACGATAGATATGAATGAAGAGCTGGAAGCTATCTGTGCAAAATATGTGGCAGAAGCGGGCCTGGAAAGCAGGATCACCCAGCACATCGGTAAAGCCGCCGGTATTATTCCGCAACTGGATGAAGTGTTTGACCTGGTGTTCATTGACGCGGATAAAGCAGGTTATGGCGGATATTACGATATGATATGGGAGAAGCTCCGCCCCGGCGGTTTTATCCTCGCGGATAATATCCTGTATCATGGAGAAGTAGTGCTGGCAGAAAGTGAGCAGAGCAATAATGCGAAGGCCATGATCCGCTTTGCAGACAAAGCCATTTCCGACGATCGTGCAGAAACGCTCCTGTTGAGCCTGCGCGATGGTGTTCTGATGATCCGCAAGAAGTAG
- the hpt gene encoding hypoxanthine phosphoribosyltransferase: MKIKVHDKHFAPYLDEATLQQRIKELAKQISDDLEGTKPLFIGILNGSFMFAADLFKYLSIEAEISFIKLASYKGTKSTGNVITAIGLEEDLYGRTVVIVEDIVDTGKTLSQFLPQLEHQQPKQLLVASLLNKPDAMTHKVQIDYLGFTVPNKFLLGYGLDYDGLGRNLPEIYQLTD; the protein is encoded by the coding sequence ATGAAGATAAAAGTACACGATAAACACTTTGCGCCGTACCTGGATGAAGCTACGTTGCAACAGCGTATTAAAGAGCTGGCAAAGCAGATCAGCGATGACCTGGAGGGCACGAAGCCTTTATTCATCGGTATCCTGAACGGATCTTTCATGTTTGCGGCAGACCTGTTCAAATACCTCTCCATTGAAGCGGAGATCTCTTTTATCAAACTGGCTTCTTATAAAGGCACTAAATCCACCGGTAATGTGATAACGGCTATTGGCCTGGAAGAAGATCTCTACGGCCGCACCGTGGTGATCGTGGAAGATATTGTGGATACAGGCAAGACCCTCAGCCAGTTCCTCCCCCAACTGGAGCACCAGCAGCCCAAACAACTCCTGGTAGCTTCCCTGCTCAATAAACCCGATGCAATGACCCATAAAGTGCAGATCGATTACCTGGGCTTCACTGTTCCTAATAAATTTCTGTTAGGCTATGGCCTTGATTATGATGGCTTAGGAAGGAATCTGCCGGAAATATACCAGTTAACGGACTAA
- a CDS encoding glucosaminidase domain-containing protein produces the protein MQIKSYCLMICLVLAGVFKTSAQSLSTPQYIETYKNLAMEEMRRSGVPAAIKLAQGILETQSGNGWLVLNSNNHFGIKCKNNWTGKSVNYDDDARQECFRKYESAEESWKDHSDFLHNNPRYKFLFDFNPEDYKSWAYGLKTAGYATSKTYPQQLIQIIETYNLQQYNTLAMSNAPLPTGPVFVNEPGSESAPVAAGKTEAVYETEVKPQYPQGTEFRINGRKVMLVKEGTALIQLASEKNIRLSSLLSYNDIEEDVPLEKDMLIFLQSKNKRGQNDYHIVARGETMHDIAQAEGIQLKWLRKRNKMEEGEQPAVGERVALDGYASSKPKLGSNSVAKVDDYKDLNPRQVIRDVKEEIAKATAAPAGKASEAPVAKAPERGIPREMVDDLKKIGSVAPAGTKYHTVTGKETLYSISRQYSVTVAQLQQWNNLQENSIKIGQQLIVRK, from the coding sequence ATGCAAATCAAATCTTACTGCCTGATGATCTGCCTGGTGCTGGCGGGAGTTTTTAAAACTTCAGCACAAAGCTTAAGCACCCCGCAGTATATTGAGACATACAAGAACCTGGCGATGGAAGAGATGCGCCGTTCCGGCGTTCCGGCTGCTATCAAACTGGCACAGGGCATCCTGGAAACACAATCCGGCAATGGCTGGCTGGTGCTCAATTCCAACAATCACTTCGGCATCAAATGCAAAAATAACTGGACGGGCAAAAGCGTGAACTACGACGATGATGCACGCCAGGAATGTTTCCGTAAATATGAATCTGCTGAAGAATCCTGGAAGGACCATTCTGATTTCCTGCATAACAACCCCCGTTATAAATTCCTGTTCGATTTTAATCCGGAAGATTATAAATCATGGGCCTACGGCCTCAAAACAGCGGGGTATGCTACCAGCAAAACCTATCCGCAGCAATTGATCCAGATCATTGAAACATATAATCTGCAACAATACAATACCCTGGCTATGAGCAATGCACCCCTTCCAACAGGGCCGGTATTTGTAAATGAACCAGGCAGTGAATCTGCTCCGGTTGCAGCAGGGAAAACAGAAGCGGTGTATGAAACTGAGGTTAAACCGCAGTACCCCCAGGGCACAGAGTTCCGTATCAATGGCCGTAAAGTAATGCTGGTGAAAGAAGGTACTGCCCTGATCCAACTGGCCAGCGAAAAGAATATCCGCCTCAGCAGCCTGTTAAGCTATAATGATATCGAAGAAGATGTGCCACTTGAGAAAGATATGCTTATCTTCCTGCAAAGCAAGAACAAACGCGGCCAGAACGATTACCATATTGTTGCGCGTGGCGAAACCATGCACGATATTGCACAGGCAGAAGGCATACAATTGAAATGGCTGCGTAAACGAAATAAAATGGAAGAAGGAGAGCAGCCCGCCGTTGGAGAAAGAGTAGCGCTGGATGGTTATGCTTCTTCAAAACCAAAGCTGGGTAGTAACTCTGTAGCTAAGGTGGATGATTATAAAGACCTGAATCCCCGCCAGGTGATCAGGGATGTGAAAGAAGAGATTGCCAAAGCAACTGCTGCGCCCGCAGGCAAGGCTTCCGAGGCGCCGGTTGCCAAAGCTCCTGAAAGAGGGATACCCCGTGAGATGGTAGACGACCTGAAGAAAATAGGCTCCGTAGCACCAGCCGGTACTAAATATCATACGGTAACGGGAAAAGAAACACTTTACAGCATCTCCCGCCAGTACAGCGTAACTGTTGCTCAACTGCAGCAATGGAACAACTTACAGGAGAACAGTATTAAAATAGGTCAGCAACTGATCGTAAGAAAATAG
- a CDS encoding TlpA disulfide reductase family protein — MKQISLLIAACLLQQAAVHAQSFTLNGTVEGKRTGYVYLNYSTGGDNYRMDSAQLQEGRFTFKGNIDGPAMSSLFLDRPGPMSYDGDVASLFLEPGTMMASLKKGNLKEATLKGSKAQDDMELLNAARKPVTTGLAPLSANYNKLNMAYIAARKAKKDSATLAGMLDELEKVKDKMEPYYEKMEAIDKDFIEKHPASYASVYLLRFRISSMSLREAESAYNRMPPALQQSSFGKEIRKEVDDLRSGSPGSAAYVFSKTDINGQPLNLGDYKGRYVLIDFWASWCVPCRKGNPHLKELYAKYKGKGLEIIGISDDDGRPEEWKKAVAQDEIGIWKHVLRGLDMEKRQRKEPNPEDISDRYGIHSLPTKILIDPNGMIIGRYGGGGENDEAMDKKLAEVLGK; from the coding sequence ATGAAACAAATTTCATTGCTGATCGCCGCCTGTTTATTACAACAGGCGGCCGTACACGCACAATCTTTCACCCTTAACGGAACGGTGGAAGGTAAACGCACAGGATACGTGTATTTAAACTATTCAACAGGCGGTGATAATTACCGGATGGACAGTGCCCAACTACAGGAAGGCCGGTTCACCTTCAAGGGTAATATCGACGGCCCCGCCATGAGCAGCCTGTTCCTGGACAGGCCGGGGCCCATGAGCTACGATGGCGATGTAGCCAGCTTGTTCCTTGAACCGGGAACCATGATGGCTTCCCTGAAAAAAGGTAATCTGAAAGAAGCCACGTTGAAGGGTTCCAAAGCGCAGGACGATATGGAACTGCTGAATGCAGCCAGGAAACCTGTTACCACCGGGCTTGCCCCATTGTCTGCCAATTACAACAAACTTAACATGGCGTACATCGCCGCCAGGAAAGCAAAGAAAGATAGTGCAACACTGGCCGGCATGCTGGATGAGTTGGAAAAAGTAAAAGATAAAATGGAGCCTTACTATGAAAAGATGGAGGCCATCGATAAAGATTTTATTGAAAAACATCCTGCATCATATGCCAGTGTTTATTTGCTCCGTTTCCGTATCAGCAGCATGTCTCTCCGGGAAGCGGAATCCGCTTACAACAGGATGCCGCCTGCCTTGCAGCAAAGCAGTTTTGGGAAGGAGATCAGGAAAGAAGTAGACGACTTACGCAGTGGTTCTCCCGGTAGTGCCGCCTATGTTTTCAGCAAAACGGATATCAACGGCCAGCCGCTTAACCTGGGTGATTATAAAGGCCGTTATGTACTGATCGATTTCTGGGCAAGCTGGTGTGTACCCTGCAGAAAAGGCAATCCCCACCTGAAAGAGCTGTATGCAAAATACAAGGGCAAAGGTTTAGAGATCATCGGTATTTCCGATGACGACGGCCGCCCGGAAGAATGGAAAAAAGCTGTTGCCCAGGATGAGATCGGTATATGGAAACATGTGCTGCGGGGACTTGACATGGAAAAAAGGCAACGCAAAGAACCCAACCCGGAAGACATCAGCGATCGCTACGGCATCCATTCCCTGCCTACCAAAATATTAATTGACCCCAATGGGATGATCATCGGCAGATACGGAGGAGGAGGAGAAAACGATGAAGCCATGGATAAAAAACTGGCAGAAGTACTGGGGAAATGA
- a CDS encoding sodium:solute symporter family protein, whose product MLVAFILVYLLVTILIGRWAAQRVKSANDFMVAGRSLPLGISTCVIFATWFGSETMLGATSEFAQHGLQGVMEDPFGASLCLLLVGLFYARKLYRSNVLTFCDYFKIRFGKKAEVISALLMVPSYFGWIAAQIVAMGIVINTVMGIPSSIAMLASGLIVMAYTYMGGMWSVSITDFIQTIMIIIGILVITYNVVDQAGGLQTVIDKAPAGTFQFFPHNDWNSWLKYMAAWFTIGLGSIPQQDVFQRLMSSKSEKVAQYSSYLGALMYLVIGSLPLLIVLCAQQLYPALSAGDTEKILPNMVLQHGSLFTQVLFFGALLSAIMSTTSGAILAPSTVLGENIIRPFFKDIPDAKFLRIIRLSVLIVSAISMLMALGSQNIYELVASSSVLSLVSLFVPLTAGLYWKRANEAGAILSIILGTTGYILSEIFEPETPPLFIGLLSSIAGMIIGTYGWKKKDTTPSASSYSSSPV is encoded by the coding sequence ATGTTAGTAGCATTTATCCTGGTCTACCTCCTGGTGACCATCCTCATCGGGCGTTGGGCAGCACAACGCGTAAAAAGCGCCAACGACTTTATGGTGGCGGGACGCAGCCTCCCATTAGGTATCAGTACCTGCGTGATCTTTGCCACCTGGTTTGGCTCTGAAACCATGCTGGGCGCCACCAGCGAGTTCGCGCAACATGGCCTGCAGGGAGTGATGGAAGATCCCTTCGGCGCATCGCTCTGCCTGTTGCTCGTGGGATTGTTCTATGCCAGGAAACTCTATCGCAGCAATGTACTCACCTTCTGTGATTACTTCAAGATACGGTTTGGTAAAAAAGCAGAAGTGATCTCTGCACTGCTGATGGTACCCTCCTACTTCGGATGGATCGCCGCGCAGATCGTAGCCATGGGGATTGTGATCAATACCGTGATGGGCATTCCTTCTTCCATTGCCATGCTGGCCAGCGGGCTTATTGTAATGGCCTATACTTATATGGGCGGGATGTGGTCTGTTTCCATTACGGACTTCATTCAAACCATTATGATCATCATCGGTATACTTGTGATCACTTACAACGTAGTGGACCAGGCAGGTGGTTTACAGACCGTGATAGATAAAGCACCGGCGGGTACCTTTCAGTTCTTTCCGCATAACGACTGGAACAGCTGGCTGAAATATATGGCAGCATGGTTCACGATAGGCTTAGGCTCTATTCCGCAGCAGGATGTTTTCCAGCGGCTCATGAGCAGCAAGAGTGAAAAAGTGGCGCAATACTCTTCCTACCTGGGGGCATTGATGTACCTGGTGATCGGATCTTTGCCATTGCTGATCGTATTATGTGCGCAACAATTGTATCCCGCATTATCAGCAGGTGATACGGAAAAGATCTTACCCAACATGGTATTGCAGCACGGCAGCCTGTTCACACAGGTGTTATTCTTCGGGGCCTTGTTATCTGCTATTATGAGTACCACCAGTGGTGCCATCCTGGCTCCTTCCACCGTATTGGGAGAGAATATCATCCGCCCTTTCTTTAAAGATATACCCGATGCAAAATTCCTGCGCATCATCCGCTTATCCGTTTTGATCGTATCTGCCATCTCCATGCTGATGGCATTGGGCAGCCAGAATATCTATGAGCTGGTAGCTTCTTCTTCTGTATTAAGCCTGGTTTCTTTATTTGTGCCGCTCACGGCCGGGCTGTATTGGAAGCGGGCAAATGAAGCAGGTGCCATACTTTCCATTATACTCGGTACAACAGGGTATATCCTCAGTGAGATCTTTGAACCGGAAACACCGCCTTTATTTATAGGATTGCTGAGTAGTATTGCGGGGATGATAATCGGTACTTACGGTTGGAAAAAGAAAGACACTACTCCTTCAGCCAGTTCGTATTCTTCTTCACCAGTTTGA
- a CDS encoding YfbK domain-containing protein, with protein MHKLLILLCWLCGSMMAEAQQRGWVTGAVQDSVSRGPVQQVRISILGDTVNVKTNQYGLFRIDIPVGSTHLVFEHPGYRTKIVPLVNYDRMLIELSPLRKTVEDNATIAKAKARARFAHSTNPNYSNIGMGVSSFFDETYGKLYENKFVEADKSSISSFAIDVDRAAYSNMRRFVKLREPIPVDAVRVEELINYFHYSYPAPRNDSLFTIYSNYTDCPWNKANNLLEIAVRAQQIATDSLPASNLVFLIDISGSMGTPNKLPLLQAAFRVLVNNLRPRDRVAIVAYAGAPGLVLPCTPGDQKEKILNAIDYLSAGGATAGEAAIQMAYQIADENFILNGNNRVILATDGDFNVGQTSDQDMEDLIMKKKEGGVLLTCLGFGMKDYKDSKLETLASKGNGNFAYIDDLEEATKVFAREFGSTLFTVARDVRAQVNFNPARVKSYRLIGYENKVLKEDNSNGEKIVGGIVGSGHCVVAIYEIEPVAADPGGTLTDVKIWYRPAVDTTMHSLEKSLTNNKGEFVKASDDFRFAASVALFGMLVRKSHYKGTGSINMVTDIAKHSLGYDPGGYRGEFLKLIKLVKKNTNWLKE; from the coding sequence ATGCATAAACTCCTCATACTGCTTTGTTGGCTATGTGGGAGCATGATGGCAGAGGCACAACAGAGAGGGTGGGTAACAGGAGCCGTACAGGATAGCGTAAGCCGCGGTCCGGTACAACAGGTGAGGATCAGTATTTTAGGAGATACTGTCAATGTTAAGACAAACCAGTATGGACTATTTCGTATAGACATTCCAGTTGGCAGCACCCACCTCGTTTTTGAACACCCCGGGTATAGAACTAAAATTGTGCCCCTCGTCAATTATGACCGCATGCTCATTGAGCTGAGCCCGTTAAGGAAAACTGTTGAAGATAACGCGACTATTGCCAAAGCGAAAGCCCGGGCAAGGTTTGCCCATAGCACTAATCCCAACTATAGTAATATAGGCATGGGCGTATCCTCCTTTTTTGATGAAACATACGGCAAACTTTACGAGAACAAATTTGTAGAAGCGGATAAAAGCAGCATTTCTTCCTTCGCGATAGATGTGGACAGGGCAGCTTATAGTAATATGCGCCGCTTCGTAAAGCTCCGGGAACCTATTCCCGTAGATGCCGTAAGGGTAGAAGAACTTATTAATTACTTCCATTACAGTTATCCCGCTCCCCGTAACGATAGTCTTTTTACCATTTATTCTAACTATACAGACTGCCCCTGGAACAAGGCCAACAACCTGCTGGAGATAGCCGTACGCGCGCAGCAGATTGCAACAGACAGCCTGCCAGCCAGTAACCTGGTATTCCTCATTGATATTTCCGGCTCCATGGGTACGCCTAATAAGTTGCCACTGTTACAGGCCGCCTTCAGGGTATTGGTGAATAACCTCCGCCCGAGGGACAGGGTGGCCATTGTTGCATATGCCGGTGCCCCCGGCCTGGTATTGCCCTGCACACCCGGTGACCAGAAAGAGAAAATATTAAATGCTATCGACTACCTGAGTGCAGGTGGTGCTACTGCTGGCGAAGCTGCTATACAGATGGCATACCAGATTGCAGATGAAAACTTTATCCTCAACGGCAACAACCGCGTAATATTAGCTACAGATGGTGATTTCAACGTAGGGCAAACAAGTGACCAGGATATGGAAGACCTTATTATGAAAAAGAAGGAAGGCGGTGTTCTATTAACCTGCCTGGGTTTCGGGATGAAGGATTATAAGGATTCAAAGCTGGAAACACTTGCCAGTAAAGGGAATGGCAACTTCGCTTATATAGACGACCTGGAGGAAGCCACGAAGGTATTTGCACGGGAATTTGGCAGTACACTCTTCACCGTGGCCAGGGATGTAAGGGCGCAGGTGAACTTCAATCCTGCAAGGGTAAAGTCTTACAGGCTGATAGGATATGAAAATAAAGTATTGAAAGAAGATAACAGTAACGGTGAAAAGATAGTAGGAGGTATTGTTGGTTCAGGGCATTGTGTAGTGGCGATCTATGAGATTGAACCGGTAGCAGCAGACCCCGGCGGCACTTTAACGGATGTAAAGATCTGGTACCGCCCTGCAGTGGATACCACTATGCATAGCCTGGAAAAATCCCTCACGAATAATAAAGGCGAATTTGTAAAAGCTTCTGATGATTTCCGGTTCGCTGCTTCTGTAGCATTGTTTGGTATGCTGGTAAGGAAGTCCCATTACAAAGGAACGGGCAGCATCAATATGGTAACGGATATTGCCAAACATTCACTGGGCTATGATCCCGGCGGATACAGAGGTGAATTTTTAAAGCTGATCAAACTGGTGAAGAAGAATACGAACTGGCTGAAGGAGTAG
- a CDS encoding class I SAM-dependent methyltransferase, with protein sequence MSHKFEMFENRLTKVLKHLRKTAKRQGITCFRIYDRDLPEFPLIIELYEDKVYVAEYRSQHGMEEEAYDEWLHASLDVIAKVLQVPADDLHLRTRQRKQNRQSQYEKMDFSKEELIVQEDGLKFKVNLSDYLDSGLFLDHRITRHMVREEAKDKKVLNLFCYTGSFSVYAAAGGAASVTSIDLSKTYLQWAEENMQLNELFDPAKHQYIHADVLQYLDELKMNTYDLVVLDPPTFSNSKRMKDILDIQRDHVEIVNKVLLATKKGGVVYFSNNLRRFVLEEESIQAGSIKNITAQTVPFDFQGKLQRHCFRIVK encoded by the coding sequence ATGTCGCACAAATTCGAGATGTTTGAGAACCGGCTGACGAAAGTACTGAAACACCTTCGTAAAACCGCAAAGCGGCAGGGCATTACCTGTTTCCGCATCTACGACCGTGACCTCCCCGAATTTCCCCTGATCATTGAACTGTACGAGGATAAAGTATATGTAGCTGAATACCGCAGCCAGCATGGCATGGAAGAAGAAGCCTACGATGAATGGCTGCATGCCAGCCTCGATGTGATCGCCAAAGTACTGCAGGTACCTGCAGATGATCTTCACCTCCGCACCCGCCAGCGCAAGCAGAACCGCCAAAGCCAGTACGAGAAAATGGACTTCAGTAAAGAAGAACTGATCGTACAGGAAGACGGGTTGAAATTCAAAGTGAACCTCTCTGATTATTTAGACAGCGGCCTTTTCCTGGACCATCGTATCACACGGCATATGGTGCGGGAAGAAGCAAAGGATAAAAAAGTGCTGAACCTGTTTTGCTACACAGGTTCCTTTTCCGTGTATGCGGCAGCGGGAGGTGCAGCCAGCGTAACTTCTATCGACCTGTCTAAAACCTATCTCCAATGGGCAGAAGAGAATATGCAGCTCAATGAACTCTTTGATCCGGCCAAACATCAATACATTCATGCAGATGTATTGCAATACCTGGACGAGCTTAAAATGAATACCTACGACCTGGTAGTGCTGGACCCTCCTACTTTCTCCAACAGCAAGCGGATGAAGGATATCCTGGATATACAGCGGGACCATGTGGAGATCGTCAACAAGGTATTGCTGGCCACAAAGAAAGGAGGTGTGGTCTACTTCAGTAATAACCTGCGCAGGTTTGTACTGGAAGAAGAAAGTATACAGGCTGGCTCCATTAAGAACATCACTGCGCAGACCGTTCCTTTCGATTTCCAGGGAAAGCTGCAGCGGCATTGCTTCCGGATCGTTAAATAA
- a CDS encoding RagB/SusD family nutrient uptake outer membrane protein encodes MRYTIIIIFTGLLITACNKQIESVRPLTKIDKEGELASLTGIEETTVGNYSLMQGSGFNDFDVPMHDFAESRGNNVTLQTWGAVGKTTDAFFFRNSSSPTQGNSADFYRGAYQVIVSVNTTLEGIAAMENTTFSTLTEAEKNRFRYAKGENLFLRALVYFNLVRVYGKPYYQSAGGNPGLILKTSSDIKDVPQRSTVKQVYDFIIGDLQTAAQLMKAPVNKTNAFGSSAAAWSLLSRAYLYMGGTVAAPDPASNQRAIDYADSVITQTGGKYILLQGDAYSKMFADDEFGDVGRANGTTNKEMIFAFDNSTGGSSIGQLYHYDVNYGVGATFLPSASFKSLLLPGDIRSTFLKLNTNSNFVETTKFLVLNEAWLTRAPYIHFRLAELYLNRAEAYAKLGNTAKAKENLKAIHTRAGLPASDVDNLAAQDVLSAVLRERRIELAFEGHNSFDYFRNGLPMTRTAADNNGTAFTIEPTDPKVVLELPKN; translated from the coding sequence ATGAGATACACTATCATAATTATATTCACCGGTCTGCTGATCACTGCGTGCAACAAGCAGATAGAAAGTGTGCGGCCATTGACGAAGATCGATAAAGAAGGAGAACTGGCCTCGCTCACCGGCATTGAGGAAACAACGGTAGGCAACTATAGCCTCATGCAGGGTAGCGGTTTTAACGATTTCGATGTGCCCATGCATGATTTTGCTGAAAGCCGTGGCAACAATGTTACACTGCAAACCTGGGGAGCCGTTGGTAAAACTACGGATGCTTTCTTCTTCAGGAACAGCAGCAGCCCAACACAAGGTAACAGTGCCGATTTTTACCGTGGTGCCTACCAGGTTATTGTGAGCGTGAACACTACACTCGAAGGTATTGCCGCTATGGAGAACACCACGTTTTCCACTTTAACGGAGGCGGAGAAGAACCGCTTCCGTTATGCCAAAGGAGAAAACCTTTTTCTCCGTGCGCTGGTTTATTTTAATCTCGTAAGGGTGTATGGAAAGCCCTATTATCAATCAGCCGGCGGAAACCCTGGCCTGATCCTCAAAACCAGCAGCGATATTAAAGATGTACCGCAACGAAGCACGGTAAAGCAGGTGTACGACTTTATCATCGGTGATCTGCAAACCGCAGCACAACTGATGAAAGCACCTGTTAACAAAACAAATGCCTTTGGCAGCTCAGCTGCTGCTTGGTCGCTGCTCTCACGCGCCTACCTTTACATGGGCGGCACCGTAGCGGCACCCGACCCTGCTTCCAATCAACGCGCCATTGATTATGCTGACAGTGTGATCACGCAAACCGGCGGAAAATACATACTGCTGCAGGGAGATGCTTATAGCAAGATGTTTGCCGATGATGAATTTGGCGATGTTGGCCGCGCCAACGGCACCACTAATAAAGAGATGATCTTTGCATTCGACAATTCTACCGGTGGCAGTTCCATTGGCCAGCTCTATCACTACGACGTTAATTATGGCGTAGGTGCTACTTTCCTCCCTTCCGCCAGTTTTAAAAGCCTGCTGTTACCCGGAGATATCAGGAGTACTTTCCTGAAACTGAATACCAATTCCAACTTCGTGGAAACCACCAAGTTCCTGGTATTGAACGAAGCCTGGCTCACCCGTGCACCATATATCCATTTCCGTTTGGCAGAACTGTATCTCAACAGGGCTGAAGCATATGCCAAGCTGGGCAATACCGCCAAAGCAAAAGAAAACCTGAAAGCGATCCATACCCGTGCCGGCCTTCCGGCATCGGATGTGGACAATCTGGCCGCACAGGATGTACTGTCAGCCGTACTAAGGGAAAGAAGGATAGAACTGGCTTTTGAAGGTCATAATAGTTTCGATTATTTCCGTAACGGCCTGCCGATGACAAGAACAGCAGCGGATAATAATGGTACGGCTTTCACCATCGAGCCTACAGATCCGAAAGTAGTATTAGAATTACCTAAAAACTGA